From Arachis stenosperma cultivar V10309 chromosome 2, arast.V10309.gnm1.PFL2, whole genome shotgun sequence, one genomic window encodes:
- the LOC130963448 gene encoding uncharacterized protein LOC130963448 gives MCFEALDRMLRDLMPVTDQHKTHQPFVGKVVVLGSDFRQILSVIPKGSRHDILSSAINSSHLWSFCKVLKLHTNMRLLMSSSDQDESEMKRFANWILDIRNGNIGSIVGDESEVEIPDDLLITTTDDPLSHLVDFAYPNLLQNMSDYRYF, from the coding sequence ATGTGCTTTGAAGCACTTGATCGAATGCTCAGGGATCTTATGCCAGTTACCGATCAACATAAGACACATCAACCATTTGTCGGTAAGGTTGTTGTTCTAGGAAGTGATTTTAGACAGATACTTTCGGTGATTCCGAAAGGGAGTAGACACGATATATTGTCATCAGCTATTAACTCATCCCATCTGTGGTCATTTTGTAAGGTTCTGAAACTGCATACAAACATGAGACTTCTAATGTCTTCTTCGGATCAAGATGAAAGTGAAATGAAGAGATTTGCTAATTGGATACTAGATATTAGAAATGGAAATATTGGTTCCATTGTTGGTGATGAATCAGAAGTTGAAATTCCAGATGATCTGTTGATTACAACTACTGATGACCCTCTCTCTCATTTGGTAGACTTTGCATATCCAAATTTATTGCAAAATATGTCAGATTATAGGTATTTTTAG